A genomic stretch from Vibrio neptunius includes:
- a CDS encoding BRCT domain-containing protein → MTKKASLYEYDLEQLKQVHPDVTNLRYRVSDVAPDWNKIGRAFPNVEQLYFGSYLEPLRPIDAEMFSAFPNLKILNCETNPLELSDVEPEMVKNLRAIRGAVVTQANQLGYLKHCQALTEIYLEVEKGSLVLELPEGSRLQTLHLRVDEVDRLALNLSGAKELNELHLYCRHYNGESYTMQVEQLLLPDSIKKISISPHCQMQIERIIDAGNAELDEMRLEADKLIVAPGGLIRAKSVKELHLNVGRNGTEVASDLFCQLGSAERLIFLPHNASYNLTELVAPLQSLASIYLFSEGKGVVGDLNLPHLDHLFATGVPFAQLDGLKNSPQLTKLELRDSGDLGEAKVLSALTNLEYLQLEGFTDAELPLTLRQHSGLTRLRVSNGPTEQLGDLSAMTGVTEIRIEQFSHHGPCTALPALEQLLTAPSLKRLVLNLTAQSGDRTDFLMCMPPEIEVEFGIYDQVARSEALNKQRRILLNAPLTLEQRQTYWQQLYHAPKPRDLPEMDGRFHLTFLEAKYSPFKKHAHAWLRANAEQALTRRALGSDTVLFVCGKSGFKVTELKAKAEELGFSICKTLDDSVTHVLVGANPKQTELLDLQHHLLIDDTALSQWFEQAAPQFLQQEQAVDSGMVDTVMTMLNSPDEASHQVAVEMLTQGGVTEVMWMPLFLILKTTSDKALRKSIQQLLAGKGDDLFQLAVKDRIFFESDLRGLNWEGNPTGEGPMFKKLKGLTKRWGRPLCIDFSKAYFDRYGEGLLWLLTQKEECERRQAITHLVRGR, encoded by the coding sequence ATGACAAAAAAAGCTTCTTTGTATGAGTATGATCTGGAACAGTTGAAACAGGTCCACCCGGACGTCACCAATCTGCGCTACCGCGTGAGTGACGTTGCCCCTGATTGGAACAAGATCGGCCGAGCTTTCCCTAATGTTGAACAGCTCTATTTTGGTAGCTATCTGGAGCCTCTGCGCCCGATTGATGCCGAGATGTTCAGTGCGTTTCCGAATCTCAAGATTCTCAACTGCGAAACCAATCCGCTGGAGCTCTCCGACGTTGAGCCGGAGATGGTTAAAAACCTTAGGGCGATTCGGGGAGCGGTGGTTACCCAAGCCAACCAATTGGGTTATCTCAAACACTGTCAGGCGCTAACCGAGATCTACCTTGAGGTGGAGAAGGGCTCTTTGGTTCTGGAGCTGCCTGAAGGAAGCCGCCTCCAAACGTTACATCTTCGGGTCGATGAAGTGGATCGACTGGCCCTAAACCTCTCTGGGGCCAAGGAGCTGAATGAGCTTCACCTCTATTGTCGCCATTACAATGGTGAGTCTTATACGATGCAGGTGGAGCAACTGCTGCTGCCCGACTCAATCAAGAAGATCTCTATCTCTCCTCACTGTCAGATGCAGATAGAGCGAATTATCGATGCTGGAAACGCTGAACTTGATGAGATGCGACTGGAGGCCGATAAGTTAATTGTGGCTCCCGGTGGTTTGATTCGAGCTAAATCAGTGAAGGAGCTGCACCTCAATGTGGGGCGAAATGGCACAGAGGTTGCCAGCGATCTGTTTTGCCAGCTGGGCAGCGCTGAGCGTTTGATCTTCCTGCCTCACAACGCCAGTTATAACCTGACGGAACTGGTGGCGCCGCTGCAATCCTTAGCCTCTATCTATCTGTTCTCAGAGGGCAAAGGGGTAGTTGGCGATCTTAACTTGCCGCACTTGGATCATCTGTTTGCCACCGGTGTGCCATTTGCACAACTGGACGGCCTGAAAAACTCACCACAGCTGACGAAATTGGAGCTGCGTGACTCGGGAGATTTGGGCGAGGCCAAGGTGCTTAGCGCCCTAACTAATTTGGAATACCTGCAGCTGGAAGGTTTTACCGATGCCGAGCTGCCGTTAACGCTGCGTCAGCATTCTGGCCTCACTCGATTGCGAGTGAGCAATGGCCCTACCGAGCAGCTTGGGGATCTGAGCGCCATGACTGGCGTTACCGAGATTCGAATCGAGCAGTTTAGCCATCATGGCCCATGCACCGCACTGCCGGCATTGGAACAACTGCTGACCGCACCATCGCTGAAGCGTCTGGTTCTCAACCTGACGGCACAAAGCGGCGATCGCACCGACTTCTTGATGTGCATGCCTCCAGAGATTGAGGTGGAGTTTGGCATCTACGATCAGGTGGCCCGCAGTGAAGCTCTGAACAAACAGCGGCGGATTTTGCTGAATGCTCCCCTGACTCTTGAGCAGCGCCAAACCTACTGGCAACAACTGTATCATGCGCCAAAGCCAAGGGATTTGCCCGAGATGGATGGTCGTTTCCACCTGACCTTCCTCGAAGCGAAATACTCTCCATTTAAGAAACACGCCCACGCGTGGCTGAGAGCCAACGCTGAGCAGGCGTTAACTCGTCGAGCCCTAGGCAGCGATACAGTGCTGTTTGTGTGCGGTAAGAGTGGGTTTAAGGTCACTGAGCTCAAGGCCAAGGCTGAGGAGCTGGGATTTAGCATCTGCAAGACATTGGACGACAGCGTGACCCACGTGTTGGTCGGCGCCAATCCGAAGCAGACCGAACTGTTGGATTTACAGCATCATCTGCTGATCGACGACACTGCCCTAAGTCAGTGGTTTGAGCAGGCGGCGCCGCAGTTTTTGCAGCAGGAGCAAGCCGTAGACAGCGGCATGGTTGATACCGTGATGACCATGCTGAACTCTCCAGATGAAGCCTCCCATCAAGTGGCGGTGGAGATGTTAACTCAAGGGGGTGTCACCGAAGTGATGTGGATGCCACTATTCCTGATTCTGAAAACCACCAGCGATAAGGCTCTGCGCAAATCGATTCAGCAATTGCTGGCCGGTAAGGGGGACGACCTGTTCCAGTTGGCGGTAAAAGATCGCATCTTCTTCGAGTCGGACCTGCGAGGCCTCAACTGGGAGGGCAACCCAACCGGTGAAGGGCCGATGTTTAAGAAGCTTAAGGGGTTGACCAAACGTTGGGGGCGTCCTCTGTGTATCGATTTCTCCAAAGCCTATTTTGACCGTTATGGCGAGGGGCTGTTGTGGCTGCTGACCCAGAAAGAGGAGTGTGAGCGCCGCCAAGCCATCACCCACCTCGTTCGTGGAAGGTGA